In one window of Streptomyces sp. NBC_00193 DNA:
- a CDS encoding ABC transporter ATP-binding protein: protein MTDRRQAGEEPSAVDEESSAVSESERLLFGGELAYDVGWERHEGAWLKLGLVTMAKALPRMIGTGLKLAHLADARALRVVLGAEVGRGVAQAVGLVAVNGVLGHVLAGGTTNQRLAQAVPSLVLVAVTALLGSLLRSASTAATGELEPKVQRVATERYLGLVHRVELAAIEDDEFHRLLDAARYGADSARRMIRYCTNTLNSGISLIAAAGVLTVLHVALLPLLVLMTLPSAWSSLTISKQRYISFHTFVQHARAGHLLGQLLTQREAAAEVRVHEVGPFLLGHFRQMAETSEREQTRLARNAARIGLIADGASGAATLLTYGALGLLLWSGRMDLAVAGTAVLAIRAGSSSLDGLVLQMADLHQESLFVADYERLCTEAEARAIPETGEDLPEQVREVRFEKVTFTYPGSGGETPDPTLREVSLSFPMGKVIALVGANGSGKSTVVKLLAGLHLPDEGGGTIWWDDVDAAKADRGQIFARIALMSQSFFRWPFTVRVNIGIGRPTVPIEDAAVQDAAAFSGADKFIAALPRGFGTLLGRGYKGGREASGGEWQLTGISRAWYKRAGILVVDEPTSALDAVAEQRVFDQIRALAATGQTIIFITHRLHSVRHADVIHVMKDGRLAESGTFSELMDEATGTGDFRDSYLIQAAAFAETLPAQRAPAADTRTEERA, encoded by the coding sequence ATGACCGACCGGCGGCAGGCCGGCGAAGAGCCCTCCGCGGTGGACGAGGAGTCCTCCGCGGTGTCGGAGTCGGAACGACTGCTGTTCGGCGGGGAGCTGGCGTACGACGTCGGTTGGGAACGGCACGAAGGCGCCTGGCTGAAGCTCGGCCTCGTGACCATGGCCAAGGCCTTGCCCCGCATGATCGGCACCGGATTGAAGCTCGCGCACCTCGCCGACGCACGCGCCCTGCGCGTGGTGCTCGGTGCCGAGGTCGGGCGGGGCGTGGCCCAGGCGGTCGGGCTGGTCGCGGTCAACGGCGTACTGGGCCACGTGCTGGCCGGCGGCACGACCAACCAGCGCCTGGCCCAGGCCGTCCCCTCGCTCGTCCTGGTCGCGGTCACGGCGTTGCTGGGTTCGCTGCTGCGCTCCGCCTCGACGGCGGCCACCGGCGAGCTCGAACCCAAGGTCCAGCGGGTCGCCACGGAGCGGTACCTGGGACTGGTGCACCGGGTGGAGCTCGCGGCGATCGAGGACGACGAGTTCCACCGGCTGCTGGACGCGGCCCGCTACGGGGCCGACTCCGCCCGCCGGATGATCCGGTACTGCACCAACACGCTGAACTCCGGGATCTCCCTGATCGCGGCCGCCGGCGTGCTCACGGTGCTCCACGTCGCGCTGCTGCCCCTCCTGGTCCTGATGACCCTGCCGAGCGCGTGGAGTTCGCTGACGATCTCCAAGCAGCGCTACATCAGCTTCCACACCTTCGTGCAGCACGCGCGGGCCGGGCACCTGCTGGGACAGTTGCTGACCCAGCGGGAAGCCGCCGCCGAGGTCCGGGTCCACGAGGTCGGACCCTTCCTCCTCGGTCACTTCCGGCAGATGGCCGAGACGAGCGAGCGCGAGCAGACCCGCCTGGCCCGCAACGCCGCCAGGATCGGGCTGATCGCGGACGGTGCTTCCGGGGCCGCGACCCTCCTCACGTACGGGGCGCTGGGGCTGCTGCTGTGGAGCGGCCGGATGGACCTGGCGGTCGCGGGCACCGCGGTGCTCGCCATCCGCGCCGGCTCCTCCAGCCTCGACGGCCTGGTCCTGCAGATGGCGGACCTGCACCAGGAGTCGCTCTTCGTCGCCGACTACGAGCGGCTGTGCACGGAGGCCGAGGCGCGCGCGATCCCGGAGACCGGGGAGGACCTGCCCGAGCAGGTGCGGGAAGTCCGCTTCGAGAAGGTCACGTTCACCTACCCGGGCTCCGGCGGCGAGACCCCGGACCCGACCCTGCGCGAGGTGTCCCTGTCCTTCCCGATGGGCAAGGTCATCGCCTTGGTCGGGGCCAACGGCTCGGGCAAGTCCACCGTCGTCAAGCTCCTGGCCGGCCTGCACCTTCCCGACGAGGGCGGCGGCACGATCTGGTGGGACGACGTGGACGCCGCCAAGGCCGACCGGGGACAGATCTTCGCCCGCATCGCCCTCATGTCGCAGTCCTTCTTCCGGTGGCCGTTCACCGTGCGGGTCAACATCGGCATCGGCCGGCCCACCGTGCCCATCGAGGACGCGGCGGTGCAGGACGCGGCGGCCTTCTCCGGCGCCGACAAGTTCATCGCGGCACTGCCCCGGGGCTTCGGCACGCTCCTGGGCCGGGGATACAAGGGCGGGCGCGAGGCGTCCGGCGGGGAATGGCAGCTGACGGGCATCAGCCGCGCCTGGTACAAACGCGCCGGGATCCTGGTGGTCGACGAGCCCACCAGCGCTTTGGACGCGGTCGCCGAGCAGCGGGTCTTCGATCAGATCCGCGCGCTCGCCGCGACCGGCCAGACGATCATCTTCATCACCCACCGGCTGCATTCGGTGCGGCACGCCGACGTCATCCACGTCATGAAGGACGGCCGTCTCGCCGAGTCCGGGACGTTCTCGGAGCTCATGGACGAGGCCACCGGCACGGGGGACTTCAGGGATTCCTACCTCATCCAGGCGGCCGCGTTCGCGGAAACCCTGCCCGCCCAGCGCGCCCCCGCGGCGGACACCAGGACGGAGGAGCGCGCGTGA
- a CDS encoding NUDIX domain-containing protein — translation MSGGARHTVPVDVHLILRRDTENGPEVLLSRRAGPVYATGLWHLPSGHLDPGETMVEGVIREAREETGVLIDPEDVTAAVTVHHRPPVGANSRIGVFFEVRRWSGQPRVREPDRCDGMGWYPLDGLPEPMVAYCRAGLDAYRAGLPAAVHFQHPGDPVRHAPAGPDRTRLLPGPPTGHP, via the coding sequence GTGAGCGGCGGCGCCCGGCACACGGTGCCGGTCGACGTCCACCTCATCCTGCGCCGCGACACCGAGAACGGCCCCGAGGTGCTGCTGTCCCGCCGCGCCGGACCGGTGTACGCGACGGGGCTGTGGCACCTCCCGTCCGGGCACCTCGACCCCGGCGAGACCATGGTCGAGGGGGTGATCCGAGAAGCCCGTGAGGAGACCGGCGTGCTCATCGACCCGGAGGACGTCACCGCGGCCGTCACCGTCCACCACCGCCCTCCCGTCGGCGCCAACTCCCGGATCGGCGTGTTCTTCGAGGTCCGGCGATGGTCGGGACAGCCCCGGGTGAGGGAGCCGGACCGGTGCGACGGCATGGGCTGGTACCCCCTGGACGGGCTGCCGGAGCCGATGGTCGCGTACTGCCGGGCCGGCCTGGACGCCTACCGCGCCGGGCTGCCCGCCGCCGTGCACTTCCAGCACCCCGGCGACCCCGTCCGGCACGCCCCGGCCGGCCCCGACCGCACCCGCCTCCTGCCCGGCCCGCCCACCGGGCACCCGTAG
- a CDS encoding methyltransferase domain-containing protein produces the protein MKPTPTAQDWHASSGDIAALPAHDSRTYEVITLRRVLAHLPDRARTVAELAGLLAPDGILCVITPHADRQPEKLRGISLDDAEIALLTDGWEHTDRIEAGNSTVLLLRGPTCVPRSPR, from the coding sequence ATGAAGCCGACACCCACCGCGCAGGACTGGCACGCCTCCTCGGGGGACATCGCCGCGCTCCCCGCCCACGACAGCCGGACCTACGAGGTGATCACCCTTCGCCGGGTCTTGGCGCACCTGCCCGACCGCGCCCGGACCGTCGCCGAGCTCGCCGGCCTGCTCGCCCCTGACGGGATCCTGTGCGTGATCACCCCGCACGCCGACCGGCAGCCCGAGAAGCTGCGCGGGATCAGTCTGGACGACGCCGAGATCGCCCTGCTCACCGACGGCTGGGAGCACACCGACCGGATCGAGGCCGGCAACTCCACCGTCCTCCTGCTGCGCGGACCCACGTGCGTCCCGCGCTCGCCCCGATGA
- the aroA gene encoding 3-phosphoshikimate 1-carboxyvinyltransferase, translating to MSGINDPRLKAEQLTVETIDSIDHEVKVLGSKSYTNRQIAIAALAALDGKVGVIDGALVSDDTIFFANAVASFGHVSVELDHDNHRFILTPTGKPMVAPEADIFVGGAGTPLRFLISMAGLAEGVTTITGNTRMQERPFGDLLAALPGLGVQAVAVRGNGSPPIQVTGGNFVGGKTKISGAISSQYTSSILISSVLAQQDTEIEIVDELVSKPYVEMTLATLAEHGITVERDGYRTFKVAAGQSFKGGRAVVEPDASGLSYFIAAAAILGGRVTVPGIGSASHQGDVGLAGVLGRMGADVEITESSITVRGGELHGIEVDMDAMPDVVPSLAAVAAFARGKTHITNIASLRVKECDRIAAVTTELRKMGITVDEYDDAMTIHGGTPHGAVIDTYDDHRIAMTFAIIGLRTPGVVINDPGCVAKSFPAFWNTLDTLR from the coding sequence ATGAGCGGTATCAACGACCCCCGTCTGAAGGCCGAGCAGCTCACCGTCGAGACCATCGACTCGATCGACCACGAGGTGAAGGTCCTCGGCTCCAAGAGCTACACCAACCGGCAGATCGCCATCGCGGCCCTGGCCGCCCTCGATGGCAAGGTTGGTGTGATCGACGGCGCCCTCGTCTCCGACGACACCATCTTCTTCGCCAACGCCGTCGCCTCCTTCGGACACGTCAGCGTCGAACTCGACCACGACAACCACCGCTTCATCCTCACCCCCACCGGCAAGCCGATGGTCGCCCCCGAGGCCGACATCTTCGTCGGCGGCGCCGGCACCCCGCTGCGTTTCCTGATCTCGATGGCCGGCCTCGCCGAGGGCGTCACCACCATCACCGGCAACACCCGCATGCAGGAGCGCCCCTTCGGTGACCTGCTCGCGGCCCTGCCGGGCCTGGGCGTCCAGGCCGTCGCGGTGCGCGGCAACGGCTCCCCGCCGATCCAGGTCACCGGCGGCAACTTCGTCGGCGGCAAGACGAAGATCTCGGGCGCCATCTCCTCCCAGTACACCTCCTCGATCCTGATCAGCTCGGTCCTCGCCCAGCAGGACACCGAGATCGAGATCGTCGACGAGCTGGTCTCCAAGCCGTACGTCGAGATGACGCTGGCCACCCTCGCCGAACACGGCATCACCGTGGAGCGCGACGGCTACCGCACCTTCAAGGTCGCGGCCGGCCAGTCCTTCAAGGGCGGCCGCGCCGTCGTCGAGCCCGACGCATCCGGCCTGTCCTACTTCATCGCCGCCGCCGCGATCCTGGGCGGCCGGGTCACCGTCCCGGGCATCGGTTCCGCCTCCCACCAGGGCGATGTCGGCCTCGCCGGGGTTCTGGGCCGGATGGGCGCCGACGTCGAGATCACCGAGAGCTCGATCACCGTCCGGGGCGGCGAACTGCACGGCATCGAGGTCGACATGGACGCCATGCCCGACGTCGTCCCCTCCCTCGCCGCGGTCGCGGCCTTCGCCCGGGGCAAGACCCACATCACCAACATCGCCAGCCTGCGCGTCAAGGAGTGCGATCGCATCGCGGCCGTCACCACGGAGCTCCGCAAGATGGGCATCACCGTCGACGAGTACGACGACGCGATGACCATCCACGGCGGCACCCCGCACGGTGCGGTCATCGACACCTACGACGACCACCGCATCGCCATGACCTTCGCGATCATCGGCCTGCGCACCCCCGGCGTCGTCATCAACGACCCCGGCTGCGTCGCCAAGTCCTTCCCGGCCTTCTGGAACACCCTGGACACCCTGCGATGA